A genome region from Nitrospira sp. includes the following:
- a CDS encoding nucleotide pyrophosphohydrolase has protein sequence MLNDDVLTAVLEFRRKRDWEQFHKPKELAAAITVEASELLEVFQWKSHDEAARLLESPARVRVEDEIADVVILLSYLCHDLGLDVNAAVLSKLKKNEAKYPVEKSYGNARKYDE, from the coding sequence ATGTTGAACGACGATGTGTTGACTGCGGTGCTGGAGTTTCGGCGGAAGCGCGATTGGGAGCAGTTTCACAAGCCCAAGGAACTCGCGGCGGCCATCACTGTCGAGGCGAGTGAGTTGCTGGAGGTCTTCCAGTGGAAATCTCATGACGAGGCGGCCCGTCTCCTGGAAAGCCCGGCACGAGTGCGTGTGGAGGATGAAATTGCCGATGTGGTGATTCTGCTTTCCTACCTTTGTCATGATCTGGGTCTGGATGTGAATGCCGCGGTGCTGTCGAAGTTAAAGAAGAACGAGGCCAAGTATCCCGTCGAGAAGTCCTACGGCAATGCCCGGAAATATGATGAATGA
- a CDS encoding YtxH domain-containing protein codes for MSTKGREAAKIAAIIGGGAIVGAALGLLLAPKSGAETRRDVARYAKRAQVQATRFSRSVKSGVSTMVERSKALVKRDDHKEAA; via the coding sequence ATGTCTACCAAGGGGCGTGAAGCAGCGAAGATTGCAGCCATTATCGGAGGGGGCGCAATTGTGGGTGCGGCGCTGGGGTTACTCCTGGCACCGAAGAGCGGGGCGGAAACGAGGCGCGACGTGGCGCGGTATGCGAAGCGGGCACAGGTCCAGGCCACCCGGTTCAGTCGCTCGGTGAAGAGCGGCGTGTCCACTATGGTGGAACGTAGTAAAGCATTGGTGAAGCGAGACGATCATAAAGAAGCCGCGTAA